In Sporichthya polymorpha DSM 43042, a genomic segment contains:
- a CDS encoding helix-turn-helix transcriptional regulator, whose protein sequence is MTELTVGALLRDWRRRRRLSQLDLALAVNVSTRHLSFVETGRSRPSAELVLALADGLDIPLRERNTLLLAAGYAPRYPVRPLEDTAMDPAREAVQRMLDAHDPYPGIVVDRAWNIVLANTSAAAITAGLPDELLGPPANVYRLSLHPEGLAKRTRNFGEWAAHLLQQLRRSVVLTGDPGLAALEAEVRAYPGVEEAVASVPASPLERAPLLLPFRLDLGNGTELSLFTTLTTFGTPRDVTLDELAVELFYPADDESARLLGGRGSTASALN, encoded by the coding sequence ATGACCGAGCTGACCGTGGGCGCGTTGCTGCGCGACTGGCGCCGGCGGCGCCGGCTGAGCCAGCTGGACCTCGCGCTGGCCGTCAACGTCTCGACGCGGCACCTGAGCTTCGTCGAGACCGGCCGCTCCCGGCCGAGCGCCGAGCTCGTGCTGGCTCTCGCCGACGGCCTGGACATCCCGCTGCGGGAGCGGAACACGCTGCTGCTCGCCGCGGGCTACGCGCCGCGGTACCCGGTCCGGCCCCTGGAGGACACCGCGATGGATCCCGCCCGCGAGGCCGTCCAGCGCATGCTCGACGCCCACGACCCGTACCCCGGCATCGTCGTCGATCGGGCGTGGAACATCGTGCTCGCGAACACTTCCGCCGCCGCGATCACGGCCGGGCTCCCGGACGAGCTGCTCGGCCCGCCCGCGAACGTCTACCGGCTGAGCCTGCACCCCGAGGGCCTCGCGAAGCGGACGCGAAACTTCGGCGAGTGGGCCGCCCACCTGCTGCAGCAACTGCGTCGCTCGGTCGTCCTCACCGGCGATCCGGGGCTGGCGGCGCTGGAGGCCGAGGTCCGCGCGTACCCGGGGGTCGAGGAGGCTGTCGCCTCCGTCCCCGCCTCACCGCTGGAGCGCGCGCCCCTGCTCCTGCCGTTCCGCCTCGACCTCGGCAACGGGACCGAGCTCTCGCTGTTCACGACCCTGACGACCTTCGGCACCCCCCGCGACGTCACCCTCGACGAGCTCGCGGTCGAGCTGTTCTACCCCGCCGACGACGAGTCCGCCCGCCTCCTCGGCGGCCGCGGCTCCACCGCCTCGGCCCTCAACTGA
- a CDS encoding nuclear transport factor 2 family protein, with amino-acid sequence MTTTVTLELTVDTWLQAYGDPDEAARAALIAEVWAPDGVLADPPFTGTGHAEILALTGAAQSQFPGHTFRRTSELDAHHDLARYTWELVAPDGTAVLTGTDVVLVDDAGRLRYVAGFFGEPATRAA; translated from the coding sequence ATGACCACCACCGTCACCCTCGAGCTCACCGTCGACACCTGGCTGCAGGCCTACGGCGACCCGGACGAGGCCGCGCGGGCCGCGCTGATCGCCGAAGTCTGGGCGCCCGACGGCGTGCTCGCCGACCCGCCGTTCACCGGGACCGGCCACGCGGAGATCCTCGCGTTGACCGGCGCCGCGCAAAGCCAGTTCCCCGGCCACACGTTCCGCCGGACCAGCGAGCTCGACGCGCACCACGACCTGGCGCGCTACACGTGGGAGCTCGTCGCCCCGGACGGGACGGCGGTCCTCACCGGCACCGACGTCGTCCTGGTCGACGACGCCGGCCGGCTCCGCTACGTCGCCGGATTCTTCGGCGAACCGGCCACGCGGGCGGCTTGA